Proteins co-encoded in one Chrysemys picta bellii isolate R12L10 chromosome 13, ASM1138683v2, whole genome shotgun sequence genomic window:
- the LOC112060674 gene encoding zinc finger protein 345-like, whose translation MQEPKFTAAVAGDGAMNESQEGVPRLDGIGPESEEGVPQTDGAMSESKEGAPCLDGIGTESQEGAETVEPQGDACWSEQQTEGQQGTRRFEVGPTICAECGESFGDDVALLAHRGAPCSDAVAKPFGCSGCGRRFSRSSNLLRHQRVHTGERPFTCADCGRCFSQSAHLAKHRRLHGTAGLPTPPAERSYSRSPEFLRFQRAHAGQRPFACPDCGKRFSAGSSLVQHQRIHTGERPFPCPDCGKRFLRAPDLALHQRIHTGERPFPCPDCGRRFIRGPDLALHRRTHTGERPYQCSQCGRRFSRGPGLLLHQRTHTGERPYQCTQCGRRFSRRSNLGRHLATHSMLRGDPTPGGEPSAETLRQQGIPAEGEESPGLKGRSSEAVTQQGIPAEGEESQGLKGRSSEAVTQQGIPAEWEEFQGLKGRSSEAVTEQGIPAEGAESQGLKGWSPGSLVAPLGKRHGCPDCGKGFAQRSHLLVHRRVHTGERPFPCPECGKRFRQSSVLARHRRTHTGERPFACGDCGRCFAESAVLLRHRAVHSGERPYCCMDCGRSFSLRANLLQHRRLHARRPHVCTDCGKAFSEAAALAAHRGTRHGAGKPFVCTGCGKHFGRSSTLARHRRIHAERPHECTRCGRRFGESAELAQHLRVHSETPYECARCGERFAQSHALIAHQTFHAEPSHGQRHTAHAHQSPLAKHGDSVLPKSPALSHQRLHTG comes from the exons ATGCAGGAGCCCAAGTTCACAGCTGCTGTGG CAGGCGACGGAGCCATGAATGAGAGCCAGGAGGGGGTTCCCCGCCTGGATGGGATCGGGCCAGAGAGCGAGGAGGGGGTACCCCAGACAGATGGAGCCATGAGTGAGAGCAAGGAGGGGGCTCCCTGCCTGGATGGGATCGGGACGGAGAGCCAGGAGGGGGCTGAGACAGTGGAGCCGCAGGGGGACGCTTGCTGGAGCGAACAGCAGACTGAGGGGCAGCAGGGCACCAGGCGCTTCGAGGTGGGACCAACAATCTGTGCCGAGTGCGGGGAGAGCTTTGGGGATGACGTGGCCCTGCTGGCCCACCGGGGGGCGCCCTGCAGTGATGCGGTGGCGAAGCCGTTTGGCTGTTCCGGCTGTGGGCGGCGGTTCAGCCGCAGCTCCAACCTGCTGCGCCACCAGCGGGTGCACACGGGCGAGCGCCCCTTCACCTGTGCTGACTGCGGCCGGTGCTTCAGCCAGAGTGCCCATCTGGCCAAGCACCGGCGCCTCCATGGcaccgcagggctccccaccccgccaGCGGAGCGCAGCTACAGCCGCAGCCCCGAGTTCCTGCGGTTCCAGCGGGCCCACGCCGGGCAGCGCCCCTTTGCCTGCCCCGACTGCGGCAAGCGCTTCAGCGCTGGCTCCTCCCTGGTGCAGCACCAGCGCATCCACACGGGCGagcgccccttcccctgccccgacTGCGGCAAGCGCTTCCTGCGGGCCCCAGACCTGGCGCTGCACCAGCGCATCCACACGGGCGagcgccccttcccctgccccgacTGCGGCCGGCGCTTCATCCGTGGCCCCGACCTGGCGCTGCACCGGCGCACCCACACTGGGGAGCGCCCCTACCAGTGCAGCCAGTGTGGGCGCCGGTTCAGCCGCGGGCCCggcctcctgctccaccagcgCACGCACACCGGGGAGCGCCCCTACCAGTGCACCCAGTGCGGCCGCCGCTTTAGCCGCAGGTCCAACCTGGGCCGCCACCTGGCCACCCACAGCATGCTGCGGGGGGACCCCACCCCAGGGGGAGAGCCCAGTGCAGAGACCCTCAGGCAACAGGGAATCCCTGCGGAGGgggaggagtccccagggctaaagGGGCGGAGCTCAGAGGCTGTGACCCAGCAGGGAATCCCTGCAGAGGGGGAGGAGTCCCAAGGGCTGAAGGGGCGGAGCTCAGAGGCTGTGACCCAACAGGGAATCCCTGCAGAGTGGGAGGAGTTCCAAGGGTTGAAGGGGCGGAGCTCAGAGGCTGTGACCGAGCAGGGAATCCCTGCAGAGGGGGCGGAGTCCCAAGGGCTGAAggggtggagcccaggctccctggTGGCTCCCCTGGGGAAGCGCCACGGCTGCCCGGACTGTGGAAAGGGCTTTGCTCAGCGCTCACACCTGCTGGTTCACCGGCGGGTGCACACCGGGGAGCGCCCCTTTCCCTGCCCAGAGTGCGGCAAGCGCTTCAGGCAGAGCTCGGTGCTGGCCCGCCACCGGCGCACCCACACGGGCGAGCGCCCCTTCGCCTGCGGGGACTGTGGCCGGTGCTTTGCAGAGAGCGCAGTGCTGCTCCGGCACCGGGCCGTGCACTCCGGCGAGCGCCCCTACTGTTGCATGGACTGCGGCCGGAGCTTCAGCCTCCGTGCCAACCTCCTCCAGCACCGGCGGCTCCATGCCCGGCGCCCCCACGTCTGCACTGACTGCGGCAAGGCCTTCAGCGAGGCCGCAGCTCTGGCCGCCCACCGCGGAACCCGGCATGGGGCCGGCAAGCCCTTCGTCTGCACCGGCTGTGGCAAGCACTTTGGTCGCAGCTCCACGCTGGCTCGGCACCGGCGCATCCACGCTGAGCGGCCCCACGAATGCACCCGCTGTGGCCGCAGATTTGGGGAGAGCGCTGAGCTGGCGCAGCACCTGCGAGTGCACAGTGAGACCCCCTACGAGTGCGCCCGATGCGGGGAGCGCTTTGCCCAGAGCCACGCACTGATCGCACACCAGACCTTCCACGCTGAGCCAAGCCATGGACAGCGCCACACTGCCCATGCCCACCAGTCCCCCCTCGCCAAGCATGGGGACAGCGTCCTGCCCAAGTCCCCAGCTTTGTCCCACCAGAGACTCCACACGGGATAG